In a genomic window of Geitlerinema sp. PCC 9228:
- a CDS encoding DUF2252 family protein: MYKSLNLHNRPYKVITAIGNNDRDLPEAARQAKYDKMLASPYGFYRGTNYLFWEDFYNDWRLSLFGGTPFTQTWLQGDAHIYNLGAFANHYGEVIYGLDDFDDGIVGDYQYDLWRMAISIVLDGRENKNLDEKDIAKAVKEFAKSYLATITHYTPDEDNREIHFTKENTSGMLQEFLEKVEKKETRQKMLEKWTTFDERGCRVFDCDLQKLTAVTPETESSFYDALDTYRQTICTHKAYEEDSHFQIKDVAKRLYAGTGSLGTPRYYVLIEGDEATAHDDIILDVKKQARPAAYQQMNAEEQEAYHRVFLHEGMRHATAFQAIAEHPDSYLGWMNLPDGVYSVRERSPFKEDFPTHKIKKGKQLREVAGQ, encoded by the coding sequence ATGTATAAATCTTTAAATTTACACAACCGTCCCTACAAAGTCATTACAGCTATTGGCAATAACGATCGCGACTTGCCAGAAGCTGCACGTCAAGCCAAATACGACAAAATGTTGGCTTCTCCCTATGGTTTCTATCGAGGAACGAATTATTTATTTTGGGAAGATTTCTACAACGACTGGCGTTTGAGTTTGTTTGGCGGTACGCCGTTTACCCAAACTTGGTTGCAAGGAGACGCGCATATTTATAATTTAGGTGCTTTTGCCAACCACTACGGTGAAGTTATCTACGGGTTGGATGATTTTGACGATGGCATTGTGGGAGATTACCAGTACGATTTGTGGCGTATGGCGATTAGCATTGTTTTGGATGGCAGAGAAAACAAGAATTTAGATGAAAAAGATATTGCCAAGGCAGTGAAAGAGTTTGCGAAATCTTATTTGGCGACGATTACCCACTATACACCAGACGAAGACAACCGGGAAATTCATTTTACTAAGGAAAATACTTCTGGGATGTTGCAAGAGTTTCTAGAAAAGGTGGAAAAAAAGGAAACCCGCCAGAAAATGCTGGAAAAATGGACGACATTTGACGAACGAGGTTGCCGAGTTTTCGATTGCGATTTGCAGAAACTCACAGCGGTGACGCCGGAGACGGAAAGTTCGTTTTACGATGCTTTGGATACCTATCGCCAAACGATTTGCACTCATAAGGCTTATGAAGAGGATAGTCATTTTCAAATTAAAGATGTTGCCAAACGACTTTATGCAGGTACTGGGTCTTTGGGAACGCCGCGTTACTACGTTCTCATTGAAGGGGATGAAGCCACTGCCCACGACGATATTATTTTAGATGTGAAAAAGCAAGCACGACCGGCTGCCTACCAGCAAATGAATGCAGAGGAACAGGAAGCCTACCATCGGGTATTTTTGCATGAAGGGATGCGCCATGCTACGGCGTTTCAAGCGATCGCGGAACATCCAGACAGCTATTTGGGTTGGATGAATTTGCCGGATGGGGTATATTCGGTACGGGAGCGATCGCCTTTTAAAGAAGATTTTCCCACGCACAAAATTAAAAAAGGGAAACAGTTGCGCGAGGTAGCCGGTCAG
- a CDS encoding Uma2 family endonuclease has translation MTTNPSVRILSLADFLAQPDIESSPAWEFLAGKAVQKPMPTLFHSRLQRNLVNYISDRTEQFEAIQELRCIVPPYSPVPDIAIVDRDRLPAEDQPFNGAPDWLVEIGSRNQSRITLQTKILHCLSNGTQLAWFIDTTRERIWVWQGDDLPMVCSRTDPLPDLNIQPQLTVESVVAMVQQR, from the coding sequence ATGACTACGAACCCCTCTGTTCGCATACTATCGCTTGCCGATTTTCTAGCTCAACCCGATATCGAATCTTCGCCAGCTTGGGAATTTCTAGCTGGAAAAGCCGTCCAAAAACCCATGCCAACTCTGTTTCACTCGCGGCTACAGCGCAATCTTGTTAATTATATCAGCGATCGCACCGAACAGTTTGAAGCCATACAAGAACTACGCTGTATTGTACCACCTTATTCGCCCGTGCCGGATATTGCCATTGTCGATCGCGATCGCTTGCCTGCAGAAGACCAACCATTCAATGGCGCACCGGATTGGTTGGTAGAAATCGGCTCTCGCAACCAAAGTCGTATCACCTTACAAACAAAAATTTTGCACTGCCTCAGTAACGGAACGCAACTTGCCTGGTTCATCGATACGACAAGAGAGCGAATTTGGGTTTGGCAAGGAGATGACCTGCCAATGGTTTGTTCCAGAACAGATCCATTGCCAGATTTAAATATTCAACCGCAACTCACTGTAGAATCGGTTGTCGCAATGGTTCAACAACGATAA
- the alaS gene encoding alanine--tRNA ligase, protein MPASPQFLTGNEIRQKFLDFYAKKGHHVLESASLIPDDPTVLLTIAGMLPFKPIFLGQEPAKYDRATTSQKCIRTNDIENVGRTARHHTFFEMLGNFSFGDYFKKEAIAWAWELSTEWFGLPKERLFATVYQDDEDAFAIWRDDIGLPTQRIIRMGEEDNFWAAGPTGPCGPCSELYYDLHPDLGDEDFDIEDDSRFIEFYNLVFMEYNRDGEGHLSPLQKQNIDTGMGLERMAQILQQVPNNYETDLIFPIIQKAAEIAEIQYDRTSDANRVSLKVIGDHVRAVVHLIADGVTASNIGRGYVLRRLIRRVVRHGKSIGISRPFLEDVAEIAIALSEGAYPHVRERERAIKDELSREETRFLETLERGEKMLAEVIERSQGEISGVDAFVLYDTYGFPLELTQEMAAEYGLTVNQEQFEAEMEKQRQRSQAAHETIDLTVQGSIEKLASQIHATEFTGYDHLAYDAKVEAVLVDGRSTEKAAAGDQVQVVLDRTPFYAESGGQIGDRGYLSGEDLVVRVEDVQQEGHVFVHFGRIERGTLQPGDTVNAQIDRACRRRAAAHHTATHLLQAALKKLVDESVSQAGSLVAFDRLRFDFNCPRQLTSEDLEQIESQINLWIAEAHDTQSAVMPFDEAKAKGAIAMFGEKYGSEVRVIDVPGVSMELCGGTHVKNTAEIGLFKIISETGISSGVRRIEAVAGPAVLEYLNVRDGIVRSLGEQFKAQPEEILPRVSNLQKELKETREELEDTKAELAIAKSDQLANEAETVGDFQVLVSSLEGADPESLKQAATRLQQKLGKAAVILGSVPTEGKVSLVAAFSEEVNQKGLQAGKFIGGIAKICGGGGGGRPNVAQAGGRETDKLPEALETAKKQLQESLQ, encoded by the coding sequence ATGCCTGCTTCCCCACAATTCCTAACAGGAAACGAAATCAGACAAAAATTCCTAGATTTCTACGCCAAAAAAGGACACCACGTCCTCGAAAGTGCGTCCCTCATTCCCGACGATCCCACCGTTTTGCTAACCATCGCCGGGATGCTGCCGTTTAAACCAATTTTTCTGGGACAGGAACCGGCGAAATACGACCGCGCCACTACTTCCCAAAAATGCATCCGTACCAACGATATCGAAAATGTGGGTCGTACGGCCAGACACCATACATTTTTTGAAATGTTGGGCAATTTTAGCTTTGGCGATTATTTTAAGAAAGAAGCGATCGCTTGGGCTTGGGAATTGTCCACAGAATGGTTTGGTCTGCCCAAAGAACGTCTGTTTGCTACCGTCTATCAAGACGATGAAGATGCGTTTGCTATTTGGCGCGATGACATTGGCTTGCCTACCCAACGCATTATTCGCATGGGAGAAGAGGATAATTTCTGGGCTGCTGGTCCCACTGGTCCTTGCGGTCCTTGTTCGGAACTATATTACGACCTCCATCCCGATTTAGGCGATGAAGATTTTGACATTGAAGACGATTCCCGGTTTATCGAGTTCTACAATTTGGTTTTCATGGAATACAACCGGGATGGGGAAGGCCATCTGTCGCCTTTGCAAAAACAAAACATCGATACGGGGATGGGATTGGAACGCATGGCGCAAATCCTGCAACAGGTTCCCAACAACTACGAAACCGATTTAATCTTCCCCATCATTCAAAAGGCGGCAGAGATTGCAGAAATTCAGTACGATCGCACCAGCGATGCCAATCGGGTTTCTTTGAAAGTCATTGGCGACCACGTACGTGCGGTGGTTCACTTGATTGCCGATGGGGTAACCGCATCGAACATCGGTCGCGGCTACGTGTTGCGGCGGTTGATTCGTCGGGTGGTTCGCCACGGCAAATCCATTGGCATTAGCCGACCCTTTCTGGAGGATGTAGCAGAAATTGCGATCGCGCTTTCGGAAGGTGCTTATCCCCACGTTCGAGAACGAGAAAGAGCGATTAAAGATGAGTTGAGTCGCGAAGAAACCCGCTTTCTGGAAACTCTGGAACGCGGCGAGAAGATGCTGGCGGAGGTTATCGAACGGTCGCAAGGGGAAATTTCTGGTGTCGATGCGTTTGTTCTGTACGACACCTACGGATTTCCCTTAGAACTGACCCAGGAAATGGCTGCCGAGTACGGGTTGACGGTGAACCAAGAGCAGTTTGAAGCGGAAATGGAAAAACAAAGACAGCGATCGCAAGCTGCTCACGAAACCATTGACCTGACCGTACAAGGTAGCATTGAGAAGTTAGCCAGCCAAATCCATGCGACGGAGTTTACTGGTTACGACCATCTTGCCTACGATGCCAAAGTGGAAGCGGTGTTGGTAGACGGTCGTTCTACGGAGAAAGCGGCTGCTGGCGACCAAGTGCAAGTGGTTTTGGACAGAACGCCATTTTACGCCGAATCTGGGGGTCAAATCGGCGATCGCGGTTACCTCAGCGGCGAGGATTTGGTGGTTCGTGTGGAAGATGTACAGCAGGAAGGTCACGTTTTCGTTCACTTCGGTCGCATAGAACGAGGAACCCTGCAACCGGGAGATACGGTCAACGCGCAAATCGACCGCGCCTGCCGCCGTCGCGCTGCTGCTCACCATACGGCTACTCACTTGTTGCAAGCAGCGTTGAAGAAGTTGGTAGACGAATCAGTTTCCCAGGCAGGGTCGTTGGTGGCTTTCGACCGGCTGCGGTTTGATTTTAATTGTCCGCGCCAGCTTACATCGGAGGATTTGGAGCAAATTGAAAGTCAAATCAATCTCTGGATTGCGGAAGCTCACGATACCCAGTCGGCGGTGATGCCGTTTGATGAGGCGAAGGCTAAAGGCGCGATCGCTATGTTTGGGGAAAAATACGGTTCCGAGGTCCGGGTGATTGATGTTCCCGGGGTGTCTATGGAACTGTGTGGCGGTACCCACGTAAAGAATACTGCGGAGATTGGTCTGTTTAAGATTATCTCGGAAACCGGGATTTCCTCAGGTGTGCGTCGCATTGAGGCGGTTGCCGGTCCGGCGGTGTTGGAATATCTCAACGTTCGCGATGGGATTGTGCGATCGCTGGGAGAACAGTTTAAGGCACAACCGGAGGAAATTTTGCCTCGGGTAAGCAATTTGCAGAAAGAGTTGAAGGAAACCCGTGAGGAACTAGAAGACACCAAAGCCGAATTAGCGATCGCCAAATCCGACCAGTTAGCCAACGAAGCGGAAACCGTCGGCGATTTCCAAGTTTTGGTTTCCTCCTTAGAAGGAGCCGACCCCGAATCCCTCAAACAAGCAGCAACTCGCTTGCAGCAAAAACTCGGCAAAGCTGCGGTCATTTTGGGTTCGGTTCCCACAGAAGGCAAAGTAAGTTTGGTAGCGGCTTTCTCTGAGGAAGTCAACCAAAAAGGTCTGCAAGCCGGCAAATTTATCGGCGGCATCGCCAAAATCTGCGGTGGTGGCGGCGGCGGTCGTCCCAATGTAGCACAAGCTGGCGGTCGCGAAACAGATAAGTTGCCGGAGGCGTTAGAAACAGCGAAAAAGCAACTTCAAGAATCTTTGCAATAA
- a CDS encoding aminopeptidase P N-terminal domain-containing protein gives MFDELTIDAAEYAARREQFMAKIGHGTAIFRSAPMAVMHKDVEYPFRQESTFYYFTGFNEPDAVAVFAPHHDQHQYILFVQPRDKEKETWTGYRVGVEGAQERYGADIAYSITELEDKLPQYLQDADRIYYHLGRDRDFNDKILQLWQRFLQQYPKRGQGPMAMEDPSPIVFGMRSIKSDAEIAMMRQAANIAAEAHIHAQNIAQPGMYEYQVQADMEQIFRRHGALGPAYPSIVASGENACILHYVENQRQMQAGDLLLIDAGCSYGYYNSDITRTFPISGEFTPEQKAIYDIVLDAQQAAFEQVQPGNAYNLHHDAAVQVIVSGLVDLGLLVGDVDELIEQEKYKPFFMHRTGHWLGLDVHDVGLYKYGDDSWQTLQPNQVLTVEPGIYISPHIELAEDQPEVSDRFRGIGVRIEDDVLVTPEGHEILTAAVPK, from the coding sequence ATGTTTGACGAACTCACCATCGATGCAGCGGAATACGCCGCCAGACGGGAACAATTTATGGCCAAGATTGGCCACGGTACGGCGATTTTTCGCAGTGCGCCTATGGCGGTGATGCACAAGGATGTGGAATATCCGTTTCGCCAGGAAAGCACGTTTTACTATTTTACCGGATTCAACGAACCCGATGCGGTGGCGGTTTTTGCCCCTCACCACGACCAACATCAGTATATTTTATTCGTACAGCCACGGGATAAAGAGAAAGAAACCTGGACCGGCTATCGGGTGGGGGTAGAAGGTGCCCAGGAACGCTACGGTGCCGATATTGCCTATTCTATTACCGAATTAGAAGACAAACTGCCCCAGTATTTACAAGATGCCGATCGCATTTACTATCACTTAGGACGCGATCGCGATTTTAACGATAAAATTTTACAACTCTGGCAGCGATTCTTGCAGCAATATCCCAAACGCGGTCAAGGTCCAATGGCAATGGAAGATCCATCTCCCATTGTTTTTGGCATGAGGTCGATCAAAAGCGATGCAGAAATTGCCATGATGCGCCAAGCCGCGAATATTGCTGCCGAGGCACACATTCACGCCCAAAATATCGCCCAACCTGGCATGTACGAATACCAGGTACAGGCAGATATGGAACAAATTTTCCGCCGCCACGGGGCTTTGGGTCCGGCTTATCCTTCTATTGTGGCTTCTGGGGAAAATGCGTGCATTCTTCACTACGTTGAAAACCAACGTCAAATGCAAGCTGGGGATTTGTTACTCATTGACGCCGGTTGTTCTTACGGGTATTACAATTCCGATATTACCAGGACGTTTCCCATTAGCGGTGAGTTTACCCCGGAACAAAAAGCCATTTACGATATTGTTTTAGATGCGCAACAAGCGGCTTTCGAGCAAGTGCAACCGGGTAATGCTTACAATCTCCACCACGATGCTGCCGTACAAGTTATTGTTAGCGGCTTGGTGGATTTAGGATTGTTGGTGGGAGATGTGGACGAACTCATCGAACAGGAAAAATACAAACCCTTCTTTATGCATCGTACCGGTCATTGGCTGGGGTTGGATGTCCATGATGTGGGTTTATATAAATATGGCGATGATTCTTGGCAAACGTTGCAACCCAATCAAGTGCTAACGGTGGAACCAGGAATTTATATTTCTCCTCATATCGAACTGGCGGAAGACCAACCCGAAGTTAGCGATCGCTTTCGTGGCATTGGCGTTCGTATCGAAGACGATGTTTTGGTTACGCCAGAGGGTCACGAAATTTTGACCGCAGCCGTTCCCAAATAA
- a CDS encoding response regulator transcription factor → MASKVLLVDDEPGLLEAVQAYLEDSGLEVEVASNANEGWEKLQQSPPDLVISDIMMPQVDGYQFLQQIREDPRYKTLPVVFLTARGMTGDRIAGYQAGIDAYISKPFDPEELVAMVNNLLSRRQVLEEEKAESGENLNITELASQIAEIKSLLTQRHEISQTAAPIQVELTPREQSILDLVAKGMMNKEIAKHLDTSVRNVEKYVSRLFTKTGTTSRTELVRYALEHGLTS, encoded by the coding sequence ATGGCCTCGAAAGTATTGCTGGTTGATGACGAACCTGGTTTGCTAGAAGCCGTCCAAGCGTATTTAGAAGACAGCGGCTTGGAAGTGGAAGTAGCTAGCAACGCCAACGAAGGGTGGGAAAAATTGCAACAATCGCCCCCCGATTTGGTGATTTCCGATATTATGATGCCGCAGGTAGACGGCTATCAGTTTCTGCAACAGATTCGCGAAGACCCTCGCTACAAAACCCTGCCTGTGGTATTTTTAACCGCAAGGGGGATGACCGGCGATCGCATTGCTGGCTATCAAGCAGGCATCGATGCTTACATTTCCAAACCCTTTGACCCAGAAGAATTGGTGGCTATGGTGAACAACTTGCTCAGTCGCCGGCAAGTATTGGAAGAAGAAAAAGCCGAATCGGGGGAAAATCTCAACATCACCGAACTCGCCAGTCAAATTGCGGAAATCAAATCGTTGCTAACCCAACGCCACGAAATCTCCCAAACCGCTGCCCCGATTCAGGTAGAACTAACACCACGGGAACAGAGTATTTTGGATTTGGTGGCGAAAGGCATGATGAACAAAGAAATTGCCAAACATTTGGATACTAGCGTCCGCAACGTGGAAAAATACGTCAGTCGCTTGTTTACCAAAACCGGCACCACCAGCCGCACGGAATTGGTTCGCTATGCCCTGGAACATGGGTTAACCAGCTAA
- the proS gene encoding proline--tRNA ligase — MRLSKMLFVTLRENPAEAEIPSHQLLLRAGYIRRIASGVFSYLPLMWRVLRKVSQIVREEMDAAGAQECLLPQLQPADLWQESGRWETYTQTEGIMFSLVDRAERQMGLGPTHEEVITAIARDTLRSYRQLPVNLYQIQAKFRDEIRPRFGLLRGREFVMKDAYSFNPDEESLQQTYEQMYQAYSNIFRRCGVAFRVVEADSGAIGGSQSHEFMVLAEAGEDEILYTEDEKYAANIEKAVSKVSPAKRSPFRSYEKVETPNTETIEKVCQVLDCSPSNVLKNVLYQVLYDNGKTVIALIGIRGDQDINEVKLQNELGKLASHYGASKVLDIKVPDAKDQEEWASEPLPLGYIAPDLSDDYIRSTEKLTRRDLKEMGLSDRQVGELVRGLPYYPGKGVVKIYSSADIQEAIETRLSQPGLLPETSEELQNVLNLLQKEEVSSKFLRLVDKTAVNMKDFVTGANEVGYHVVGANWGQQFPLPAHVIDVRMAKAGDRAVHDHQQVLHSARGIEVGHIFQLGTKYSQALGATYTTKSGENLPLVMGCYGIGISRLAQACIEQRHDDNGMMWPVAIAPYHVLITVPKVSDSQQMEAAEQLYQQLHAAGIETLLDDREESPGVKFKDADLIGIPYRLVTGRALKSGKVELVERETGKAEEIPLENVVETLTSRINAGLAGN, encoded by the coding sequence ATGCGACTTTCAAAAATGTTATTTGTCACCTTGCGCGAAAATCCTGCAGAAGCGGAAATTCCCAGTCACCAACTCCTGCTTCGAGCCGGTTACATACGTCGCATCGCCAGCGGGGTATTTAGCTATCTGCCGCTGATGTGGCGGGTTTTGCGCAAGGTTTCCCAAATCGTACGCGAGGAAATGGACGCTGCCGGTGCCCAAGAATGTCTGCTGCCGCAGTTACAACCGGCCGATTTGTGGCAGGAATCCGGGCGTTGGGAAACTTACACCCAAACGGAAGGGATTATGTTTTCCCTGGTCGATCGTGCGGAAAGGCAAATGGGATTGGGACCCACTCACGAGGAAGTGATTACTGCGATCGCGCGGGATACCCTACGTTCTTACCGTCAGCTCCCTGTTAATTTATACCAAATTCAAGCGAAGTTCCGCGATGAGATTCGCCCGCGATTTGGTTTGCTGCGGGGTCGGGAATTTGTCATGAAAGATGCTTATTCGTTTAATCCCGACGAAGAAAGTTTGCAGCAGACCTACGAACAAATGTACCAAGCCTACAGCAATATTTTCCGTCGTTGTGGGGTGGCGTTTCGCGTGGTAGAAGCGGATTCCGGTGCCATTGGCGGTTCCCAATCCCACGAATTTATGGTGCTGGCAGAAGCGGGAGAAGACGAAATTCTCTATACGGAAGATGAAAAATATGCCGCTAATATTGAGAAAGCGGTTTCTAAGGTTTCCCCCGCCAAGCGATCGCCGTTTCGTAGCTATGAAAAAGTAGAAACCCCCAACACGGAAACCATTGAAAAAGTTTGTCAAGTGTTGGATTGTTCCCCCAGCAACGTTCTCAAAAACGTTCTCTATCAAGTTCTTTACGATAATGGCAAAACGGTTATCGCCCTGATTGGCATTCGCGGCGACCAAGATATCAATGAAGTAAAGCTGCAAAACGAACTGGGCAAACTGGCATCCCATTATGGTGCTAGTAAGGTTTTAGATATTAAAGTGCCCGATGCCAAAGACCAAGAAGAATGGGCAAGCGAACCTTTGCCTTTGGGGTATATTGCCCCGGATTTATCCGATGACTACATCAGATCTACCGAAAAATTAACCCGCCGCGATTTGAAAGAAATGGGGCTTTCCGACCGGCAAGTGGGCGAGTTGGTACGTGGTTTGCCTTACTATCCCGGCAAAGGGGTGGTGAAAATTTATTCTTCTGCTGACATTCAAGAAGCCATTGAAACCCGTTTGTCGCAGCCGGGTTTGCTACCGGAAACCAGCGAGGAACTGCAAAACGTTCTCAACTTACTGCAAAAGGAAGAGGTATCTTCCAAGTTTTTGCGGCTGGTGGATAAAACCGCTGTCAATATGAAAGATTTTGTTACTGGTGCCAATGAAGTTGGCTATCACGTGGTGGGGGCGAATTGGGGGCAACAGTTTCCCCTGCCAGCCCACGTTATCGACGTTAGGATGGCAAAAGCCGGCGATCGCGCGGTTCACGACCACCAGCAGGTTTTGCACAGTGCCCGCGGTATCGAGGTGGGGCATATTTTCCAGTTGGGAACCAAATATTCCCAAGCCTTGGGGGCTACCTATACCACCAAATCAGGGGAAAATTTGCCGTTGGTGATGGGTTGTTATGGGATTGGGATTTCCCGCTTGGCGCAGGCTTGCATCGAACAGCGCCACGATGACAATGGTATGATGTGGCCGGTGGCGATCGCACCCTACCACGTTTTGATTACCGTTCCGAAAGTTTCCGATTCCCAACAGATGGAAGCCGCCGAACAGCTATACCAACAACTCCATGCTGCCGGTATCGAAACGCTGTTGGATGACCGCGAAGAAAGCCCTGGGGTGAAGTTTAAAGATGCGGATTTGATTGGTATTCCCTATCGCCTGGTGACCGGACGTGCTTTGAAATCTGGCAAGGTAGAATTGGTAGAACGGGAAACGGGCAAGGCGGAAGAAATTCCCCTGGAAAATGTGGTGGAAACCCTCACTTCCCGGATCAACGCAGGGTTGGCGGGAAATTAG
- the trxA gene encoding thioredoxin — protein MITINDSDFEQEVLKADQPVLVYFWASWCGPCRLMSPIMEQIDSEYGDRLKVAKMEVDPNPNTVQAYQIEGIPALKLVKNSEVVASWEGAMPKQQVADWLASNL, from the coding sequence ATGATTACCATTAACGACAGCGATTTCGAGCAAGAAGTATTAAAAGCCGACCAACCGGTACTCGTCTATTTTTGGGCATCCTGGTGCGGTCCTTGCCGTCTTATGTCTCCGATTATGGAGCAAATTGACAGCGAATACGGCGATCGCCTCAAGGTAGCCAAAATGGAAGTCGATCCCAATCCCAACACCGTCCAAGCTTACCAAATCGAAGGGATTCCAGCTCTCAAGCTCGTGAAAAATTCCGAGGTAGTAGCTTCCTGGGAAGGTGCTATGCCCAAACAGCAAGTGGCCGATTGGCTGGCCTCGAATTTGTAA
- a CDS encoding LL-diaminopimelate aminotransferase: MQFAKRIEPLRSNVYADMDNAKARARAAGMDIIDLSLGSSDLPASSHATEAIARSLDDPSTHGYTLFHSTKEFRDTIARWYTQKYGVEVDPETEIMPLIGCQEGTGHLPLALLDPGDFALLQDPGYPSHYGGVYLASGHVYPMPTLEENQFLPVLEDIPQQVLDRAKMMVLSYPHNPTTGIAPLSFFEKAVRFCQEHNLALIHDFPYADMGFGEVEIPSILQADRAKSVSIEFFTMSKSYNMGGFRVAYAIGNQELILALRQIKAVIDFNQYRGIINGAIAALTGPQEIIQKTVDTFRQRRDVFVNAMHRIGWQVPKPAATMYVWAKLPERWQNDSMGFTTKMVEKVGVAAAAGSGYGPSGEGYVRFALVQNTDVLEEAVRRIDRFLQIA; the protein is encoded by the coding sequence ATGCAATTTGCCAAACGGATAGAACCCTTACGCTCGAATGTCTATGCCGACATGGATAACGCCAAAGCTAGGGCGAGAGCTGCCGGCATGGATATTATTGACCTAAGTTTGGGATCGTCCGATCTACCAGCATCCAGTCATGCTACCGAAGCGATCGCGCGATCGCTAGACGATCCCAGCACCCACGGTTACACTTTGTTCCACAGTACCAAAGAATTTCGGGATACCATTGCGCGGTGGTACACCCAAAAATACGGCGTGGAAGTAGACCCGGAAACCGAAATCATGCCGCTGATTGGCTGTCAGGAAGGCACCGGTCACCTACCTTTGGCTTTGCTCGATCCCGGTGATTTTGCCCTATTGCAAGACCCCGGCTATCCTTCCCACTACGGCGGCGTTTATCTAGCCAGCGGTCACGTCTATCCCATGCCGACCTTAGAAGAAAACCAATTTTTGCCCGTGTTGGAGGATATTCCCCAACAAGTCCTCGATCGGGCGAAAATGATGGTGTTGAGCTATCCCCACAATCCCACCACGGGGATTGCCCCCCTCAGTTTTTTTGAAAAGGCGGTACGGTTTTGTCAAGAGCATAACCTGGCTTTGATTCATGATTTTCCTTATGCCGATATGGGCTTTGGGGAAGTGGAAATTCCCTCCATATTGCAAGCCGATCGCGCCAAAAGCGTTTCCATTGAATTTTTCACCATGTCAAAATCCTATAATATGGGGGGATTTCGCGTCGCCTATGCCATTGGCAACCAGGAGCTAATTTTGGCATTGCGGCAAATCAAAGCCGTTATTGATTTTAACCAGTATCGCGGAATTATCAACGGCGCGATCGCAGCTTTAACCGGTCCTCAAGAAATCATTCAAAAGACCGTCGATACCTTCCGGCAGCGTCGCGATGTGTTTGTCAATGCCATGCACCGCATTGGCTGGCAAGTTCCCAAACCTGCCGCCACCATGTACGTCTGGGCAAAATTACCCGAACGTTGGCAAAACGACTCCATGGGATTTACCACCAAAATGGTAGAAAAAGTTGGCGTGGCAGCCGCTGCCGGTTCGGGATACGGACCCAGTGGCGAAGGATACGTGCGATTTGCCTTGGTACAAAATACCGACGTTTTAGAAGAAGCCGTACGCCGAATAGACCGTTTTCTCCAAATCGCATAA
- a CDS encoding FtsQ-type POTRA domain-containing protein, whose product MASTASIRQRRLIRKRKRLRAQRRRQWLQSGWRLLVSMGLAAGVVWATTLPNWMVQKPQQLQIRGLRLLGREDIRELVSLSYPQSILRLSPEAIAEKIETHPLIAEANVSRELFPPAIAIWVRERQPVAVAKIPQSTTAATAASVSQSVGLLDAEGRWFPLKGIAADAVELPELTTIGFPSVYRAHWQQVYQAIAAAPFTVREIHWQNPNNIILKTEMGTVHLGPYQKQFRQQLQQLERLRRLPKQIPEAQIAYIDLRNPNEPAVQLASGASTTP is encoded by the coding sequence ATGGCCAGCACTGCGTCAATTCGACAGCGACGACTTATACGCAAGAGAAAAAGACTGCGCGCTCAGCGGCGTCGCCAGTGGTTGCAATCCGGTTGGCGATTGCTGGTATCGATGGGGTTGGCTGCTGGTGTGGTATGGGCAACCACCTTGCCCAATTGGATGGTACAGAAACCGCAACAGCTGCAAATTCGCGGGTTGCGATTGCTCGGTCGGGAAGATATTCGCGAATTAGTCTCTTTGTCGTATCCCCAGTCCATTTTGCGCCTATCGCCAGAAGCGATCGCAGAAAAGATCGAAACCCATCCCCTGATTGCCGAAGCCAACGTATCCCGGGAATTATTTCCCCCTGCCATTGCCATTTGGGTACGCGAACGCCAACCTGTCGCCGTCGCCAAAATCCCCCAATCAACCACCGCCGCCACCGCCGCCTCCGTTTCGCAATCGGTGGGATTGTTGGATGCGGAAGGTCGTTGGTTTCCCCTCAAAGGGATAGCAGCGGATGCAGTGGAACTACCGGAACTAACCACCATTGGGTTCCCAAGCGTTTATCGTGCCCACTGGCAACAAGTATACCAAGCGATCGCCGCGGCACCCTTTACCGTCCGCGAAATTCACTGGCAAAACCCCAACAATATTATCCTCAAAACCGAAATGGGAACCGTTCATTTAGGTCCCTACCAAAAACAGTTCCGCCAGCAACTGCAACAATTAGAACGTTTGCGCCGACTCCCCAAACAAATTCCCGAAGCGCAAATTGCCTATATCGATCTGCGAAATCCGAACGAACCTGCTGTTCAACTAGCTTCTGGGGCATCTACAACCCCATAA